A window from Sphingobacterium hotanense encodes these proteins:
- a CDS encoding endonuclease/exonuclease/phosphatase family protein — MLINKKNLGFFSKTVMLGNLLAVVGLLLSYSASFINPKSFWGIAFLGLGYLPILLINVGFILYWILRKPRFALLSLGAILLGWNLMTQHITFSEQVDLAPSDTSLRVMSFNAHMFSPIEGSEKPPKEEFIEIVNETKPDVLCVQEFYSTIKGNKRFSETLKNKADFDTYYFAPSTQNDYMAYGQAIFSKYPIINSGLIKKNEYGINRIIYADIVKNQDTIRVYNVHLRSFGLQNEDKEFIQNPGGAGGAEETATRRVGRKLKWAFEQRSNQAESLSEHMAESHLPKIIMGDFNDTPMSYSVNLIGKDMKNAFQEKGNGWGITHFEMLPILQIDYIFADKQFAVNNYHIIKEKLSDHYPIWADLSMHKGN; from the coding sequence ATGTTAATTAACAAAAAGAACTTGGGTTTTTTCAGCAAAACCGTGATGCTTGGCAATTTGCTTGCAGTTGTCGGTCTACTTCTAAGCTACTCCGCTTCTTTTATCAATCCAAAGTCTTTCTGGGGTATTGCCTTCTTAGGATTGGGTTATTTGCCTATCCTGCTTATCAATGTCGGATTTATTCTTTACTGGATACTACGAAAACCGCGTTTCGCACTTCTTTCTCTTGGTGCGATATTATTAGGTTGGAACCTGATGACGCAGCATATAACCTTTAGCGAACAGGTTGATTTGGCTCCTTCCGACACCTCGCTTCGTGTCATGTCCTTCAATGCACATATGTTCTCTCCAATTGAGGGTTCCGAGAAGCCGCCTAAAGAGGAATTCATCGAGATCGTCAATGAAACAAAGCCGGATGTATTGTGTGTGCAAGAGTTCTATAGCACAATCAAAGGCAATAAGCGTTTTAGCGAGACTCTAAAAAACAAAGCTGACTTTGATACCTATTACTTTGCTCCATCGACACAGAACGATTATATGGCCTATGGACAGGCTATTTTTTCTAAATATCCCATCATTAACTCAGGATTGATTAAAAAGAATGAATACGGTATCAACCGTATCATTTACGCTGATATCGTAAAAAATCAAGATACGATCCGTGTCTATAATGTGCACCTCCGCTCATTTGGATTGCAAAACGAAGATAAGGAATTCATTCAGAATCCTGGCGGAGCCGGAGGAGCAGAAGAAACGGCAACTCGCCGTGTAGGAAGAAAGCTGAAATGGGCTTTCGAACAGCGCAGTAATCAGGCGGAGTCTCTATCCGAACATATGGCCGAAAGCCACCTGCCGAAGATTATCATGGGTGATTTTAATGATACCCCCATGTCATACAGCGTTAATCTGATTGGAAAGGATATGAAGAATGCATTTCAGGAGAAAGGCAATGGATGGGGTATTACGCATTTCGAGATGCTACCTATCCTCCAGATAGATTATATTTTTGCCGACAAGCAATTCGCTGTCAACAACTACCATATCATTAAGGAAAAGCTTTCAGATCACTACCCGATTTGGGCAGATTTAAGTATGCACAAAGGAAATTAA
- a CDS encoding rhomboid family intramembrane serine protease, with protein MKKDNALKDFFKTTYSSRSPIPYILSAQIFLFVIIHLFDLFVEVGITNYPLYDKVLSYLSLPGEFSKFIQQPWSLVTYPFLYTGLFNILFDCLWIYWLGNVFLGFLNNRQFLTVFLSAIFIGGLSFLALSQIPLLAKSPQTFLHTNAMSIGALMGSLLILVPKMEFRLFLFGNVKFQTIAFVFLGLQFLFLFLINKPGAISLLISTSWGMLFISQLRKGNDWSKLFERKPDSKLRVVHTENKPPVYRSYKGDLPNQEVIDEILDKISQYGYESLSSREKEILFKVSREEQE; from the coding sequence ATGAAGAAAGATAACGCACTGAAAGATTTTTTTAAAACTACTTACAGTAGCCGCTCGCCGATACCCTATATTTTATCTGCGCAGATTTTTCTATTCGTTATTATTCATCTGTTTGATCTTTTTGTGGAAGTTGGGATCACCAACTATCCTCTTTACGATAAAGTGTTGAGCTACCTGAGTCTACCCGGTGAATTCAGTAAGTTTATCCAACAGCCTTGGTCGTTAGTGACCTATCCTTTCCTATACACCGGATTGTTTAATATTCTGTTCGATTGCCTGTGGATCTATTGGCTAGGGAATGTCTTTTTAGGCTTTTTAAATAATCGTCAGTTCCTGACGGTATTCTTAAGTGCTATCTTCATCGGAGGCCTTTCCTTCTTAGCTCTATCGCAGATTCCACTCTTAGCGAAGAGTCCACAGACCTTTCTGCATACCAATGCGATGAGCATCGGAGCATTGATGGGAAGCTTGCTGATACTGGTTCCTAAAATGGAATTCAGACTTTTCTTGTTTGGCAATGTGAAGTTCCAAACGATTGCATTCGTCTTTTTGGGGTTGCAGTTTCTCTTCCTATTTTTAATCAACAAGCCTGGCGCAATATCATTACTGATCAGCACCTCATGGGGGATGCTGTTCATTAGTCAGCTACGCAAAGGAAATGATTGGAGCAAGCTTTTTGAACGAAAACCTGACAGTAAATTACGTGTTGTACATACAGAAAATAAACCACCGGTTTACAGAAGCTATAAAGGCGACTTACCGAACCAAGAGGTAATCGATGAAATATTGGATAAAATTTCCCAATACGGTTATGAAAGTCTATCTTCACGGGAAAAAGAAATCCTTTTTAAAGTAAGTAGAGAAGAGCAAGAGTAA
- a CDS encoding rhomboid family intramembrane serine protease yields the protein MNNLLGNLPPVVKNLLIINVVCFIGSLIFTQAPRLFGVFYPDSPFFHIWQPITYMFMHDNLGFAHIFFNMFSLVMFGPIVERVLGSKKFLNYYLICGLGALVLQYGVQAIEVYQITGTVQASDYVNFDMLNDRIYSTKQISQENFNTLASIYGTPLVGASGAIYGLLLAFAVLFPNMELMLLFIPVPIKAKYFIPILIVIEVYLGFSRGGSSIAHLAHVGGALFGFILLKMWGVRRGNYY from the coding sequence ATGAATAATCTATTAGGAAATTTACCTCCGGTTGTTAAGAACTTACTGATCATCAATGTGGTCTGTTTTATAGGTTCGTTAATATTTACTCAGGCACCAAGATTATTCGGTGTATTTTATCCAGACTCACCATTTTTCCATATCTGGCAGCCGATTACCTATATGTTCATGCACGACAATCTGGGCTTTGCACATATTTTCTTCAATATGTTTTCCTTGGTGATGTTCGGTCCTATCGTCGAGCGCGTTTTAGGCTCTAAGAAATTCCTAAACTACTATCTGATCTGTGGATTGGGGGCTTTGGTTTTGCAGTATGGGGTTCAGGCCATTGAGGTGTATCAGATTACAGGAACCGTGCAGGCATCGGATTACGTCAATTTTGACATGCTAAATGATCGAATCTACAGCACAAAGCAGATTTCACAGGAGAACTTCAACACGCTAGCATCGATTTATGGCACGCCTTTGGTAGGAGCTTCGGGAGCTATTTATGGCTTATTATTGGCTTTTGCAGTTTTGTTTCCAAACATGGAATTGATGTTACTTTTCATTCCTGTTCCTATAAAAGCAAAATACTTTATTCCAATTTTAATAGTTATAGAAGTATACTTAGGATTCTCTAGAGGAGGCTCCTCGATTGCGCACTTAGCACACGTCGGGGGAGCGCTATTTGGTTTTATCCTATTAAAAATGTGGGGAGTACGCCGAGGCAATTATTATTAG
- the mutL gene encoding DNA mismatch repair endonuclease MutL: MSDIIQLLPDSVANQIAAGEVVQRPASAVKEMMENAIDAGADQIKLIVKDAGKSLIQVIDNGCGMSVTDARVCFERHATSKIRKAEDLFAIRTMGFRGEAMASIAAIAHVELRTRRHEDELGTVVEIEGSEVVQQYPDQTPAGSSISVKNLFYNIPARRNFLKSNSVELRHILDEFQRIALAHPEIFFSLHSDGNEMFHLPKESLKQRIVHLFGNSYNQRLVPVEETTTILNIKGYIGKPEFAKKTRGEQFFFVNNRFIKDPYLNHAVLNAYEEILPADMFPLYVLFIDIDPSKIDINVHPTKTEIKYEDEKAIYAILRSAVKRSLGRYNITPSLDFEQETGFDTLITPKPLDEIQAPTINFNPNFNPFDDGNPSARSAVSRSYSYPEALERKTSIPQNWDSLYQITEQEESTQLPLIPEEQATDSGFIQASDQPKKQFFQLHNRYIVSQIHSGFMLIDQQAAHERILFEQFQQHLINNQGSSQQSLFPQTVELNAADFALIQDMLPEIHSLGFQLRPFGKTTFVVDGIPADLENVNEGQIIEQLLEDFKNQSDLRLNKREKLAKSLAKNAAIKAGTKLDNQGMEDLIDRLFACELPNISIHGKPVIITYTLQELAERFARNI; this comes from the coding sequence ATGTCGGATATTATTCAATTGCTTCCCGATTCAGTAGCCAATCAGATCGCGGCGGGTGAGGTTGTTCAACGACCAGCATCAGCAGTGAAGGAGATGATGGAGAATGCTATCGATGCGGGGGCAGATCAAATAAAACTTATTGTAAAGGATGCGGGGAAGTCATTGATTCAGGTTATTGACAATGGCTGTGGTATGAGCGTTACGGATGCTCGTGTATGTTTTGAGCGGCATGCGACGTCGAAAATCCGTAAGGCGGAGGATTTATTTGCTATCCGTACGATGGGCTTCCGTGGTGAGGCGATGGCTTCTATTGCGGCGATTGCGCACGTGGAACTTCGTACGCGCCGACATGAGGATGAGTTAGGAACTGTTGTTGAGATCGAAGGTTCGGAAGTTGTTCAGCAATATCCGGATCAGACTCCAGCAGGCAGTAGTATCTCGGTGAAAAACCTATTCTACAACATTCCTGCGAGACGCAACTTTCTGAAGAGCAATTCCGTAGAGTTGAGACATATTCTCGACGAGTTTCAGCGTATTGCCTTGGCTCATCCCGAGATTTTCTTCTCGTTGCATAGCGATGGTAACGAGATGTTCCACCTTCCGAAGGAATCCCTGAAGCAGCGGATAGTCCATTTGTTTGGCAATAGCTATAACCAGCGTCTGGTGCCTGTAGAGGAGACGACGACCATATTGAACATTAAGGGGTATATTGGGAAGCCTGAGTTTGCGAAGAAGACGCGCGGAGAGCAGTTTTTCTTTGTGAACAATCGTTTTATTAAGGATCCTTATTTGAATCATGCAGTTCTGAATGCCTACGAGGAGATTCTTCCGGCAGATATGTTTCCATTGTATGTCTTGTTCATCGACATCGACCCTTCGAAGATCGATATCAATGTACATCCTACGAAAACGGAGATAAAATATGAAGATGAGAAGGCTATTTACGCTATTCTTCGTTCTGCGGTAAAGCGTTCATTAGGTCGGTATAATATAACCCCATCTTTAGACTTTGAACAGGAAACAGGATTTGACACCTTGATCACGCCTAAGCCATTGGATGAGATACAGGCGCCGACTATTAATTTCAATCCGAATTTCAATCCGTTCGATGATGGTAATCCGAGCGCACGATCGGCGGTAAGCCGTTCATACAGCTATCCGGAGGCCTTAGAGCGTAAGACGAGCATTCCTCAGAACTGGGATTCGCTTTATCAGATTACAGAGCAAGAGGAATCTACACAGTTGCCGCTTATTCCGGAAGAGCAAGCGACCGACAGTGGTTTTATTCAGGCATCAGATCAGCCGAAAAAGCAGTTTTTCCAGTTACATAATCGTTATATTGTATCGCAGATTCATTCTGGATTTATGTTGATTGATCAGCAGGCGGCGCATGAGCGCATTCTGTTTGAGCAATTTCAACAGCATTTGATCAACAATCAGGGTTCGAGTCAGCAAAGTTTGTTTCCACAGACGGTAGAGCTGAATGCGGCAGATTTTGCATTGATTCAGGACATGTTGCCTGAGATTCATTCTTTGGGTTTTCAGTTGCGCCCGTTCGGGAAAACGACTTTTGTCGTGGATGGGATTCCTGCAGATCTAGAGAATGTAAATGAGGGGCAGATTATCGAACAGTTGCTGGAGGATTTCAAGAACCAGAGCGACCTGCGGTTGAATAAGCGCGAGAAACTGGCGAAGAGTTTGGCAAAGAATGCCGCTATAAAGGCCGGTACAAAATTAGATAACCAAGGGATGGAGGACTTAATCGACCGCCTATTCGCCTGCGAATTACCGAATATTTCGATTCATGGGAAACCCGTTATCATCACATATACATTACAAGAATTAGCAGAGCGATTTGCTAGAAACATTTAG
- a CDS encoding n-acetylglutamate synthase gives MNVRSINYHNRIFRTLSNSNNGETSPETEFHYKHIGNIVFADYSGGAIKYGHLLGIVSEYGTIDMRYHQVNHAGELMTGICQSRPEVLANGKIRLHETWQWTSCDLSKGESIVEEV, from the coding sequence ATGAACGTAAGATCTATCAACTACCACAACCGCATATTCCGAACCTTAAGCAACAGCAACAACGGCGAAACTTCCCCTGAAACAGAATTTCATTACAAGCATATCGGCAATATTGTCTTCGCGGACTACAGTGGCGGAGCTATTAAATATGGGCATCTTTTAGGGATAGTTTCTGAGTATGGCACAATCGACATGCGCTATCATCAGGTTAATCATGCTGGCGAACTCATGACAGGTATCTGCCAATCACGCCCTGAAGTTTTAGCAAACGGTAAAATCCGCTTACATGAGACCTGGCAATGGACTTCCTGCGACCTAAGCAAAGGCGAG
- a CDS encoding S41 family peptidase: MQKGRKRNIFVAATYAATLLLGLILGQNYADQERISSGGSLVPIGISDNAYKIQQVVDLISTRYVDSINMDSVQNGAINHIISHLDPYSLFLMPNESQTQTEILEGTFEGIGMEYFNLNDTLLVVGVITNGPADKAGFKVGDRILKISNKPVAGNLVSKEEVEKLIRGKRGTEVEMFIQRDSIALPFPLKAKRDQISVSSLDVAYMIEPTVAFVRIRRFGLKTAEEFRNAIIELKKQGAKNLILDLRDNGGGYFHIAIKLASEFFADQRLVVYTEGAHEARRDYLSESKGNYANGKLVVLVNERTASASEVVAGAVQDWDRGILIGRRTYGKGIVQELFDFSDGSTINLSIARYYTPLGRSIQRKYSPNWSNMQDYASMYSGLWSLDTTYAHGKSYQTGLGKKLFSGGGIVPDLLVPVDSNEVSIIYQDLAQSSLVEQFVYSRFTKKLPAYSIENFLQGYTLPNSEYSSFINFLNQRGVRLSARKQIDLHDLIQSDIEALLGRYYFGREAYFKVKNRYDFFIEKALQQLNTQS; encoded by the coding sequence ATGCAAAAAGGAAGAAAGAGGAATATTTTCGTTGCAGCCACCTATGCGGCTACACTCCTATTAGGATTGATTCTCGGGCAGAATTACGCTGACCAAGAGCGAATCAGTTCTGGTGGTTCCTTGGTGCCTATTGGTATTTCCGATAATGCGTATAAGATACAACAGGTTGTAGATCTTATTTCCACCCGATATGTGGATAGCATCAATATGGATTCCGTCCAAAACGGGGCGATCAACCATATCATTTCCCATCTCGATCCTTACTCTTTATTTCTGATGCCTAATGAGTCGCAGACTCAAACGGAAATCCTTGAAGGTACTTTCGAAGGGATAGGAATGGAGTATTTCAATCTGAACGATACCCTGCTGGTAGTTGGAGTGATTACCAATGGTCCGGCGGATAAGGCTGGTTTCAAAGTAGGGGATCGAATTCTGAAGATTAGTAATAAACCCGTTGCAGGGAATCTGGTGTCGAAGGAAGAAGTAGAGAAGCTAATTCGTGGTAAGCGTGGTACAGAGGTAGAGATGTTCATCCAACGCGATTCCATTGCGCTGCCATTCCCCTTGAAAGCAAAGCGAGACCAGATCAGTGTAAGCTCCTTGGACGTAGCTTACATGATCGAACCTACCGTCGCGTTCGTTCGTATCCGTCGTTTCGGATTGAAGACTGCGGAAGAGTTTCGGAATGCGATCATCGAGCTTAAGAAGCAAGGTGCGAAGAACCTCATCCTCGACTTGAGAGACAATGGCGGAGGATACTTTCATATCGCAATCAAGTTGGCAAGCGAGTTCTTCGCCGATCAACGCTTGGTAGTATATACGGAAGGAGCTCATGAAGCGCGCAGAGATTACCTATCGGAAAGTAAAGGCAATTACGCAAATGGTAAACTGGTGGTGCTAGTGAATGAGCGTACGGCTTCTGCGAGTGAAGTTGTTGCAGGTGCAGTGCAAGATTGGGATCGAGGTATTTTGATCGGACGTCGTACTTATGGAAAAGGGATTGTCCAAGAGCTATTCGATTTCTCTGATGGATCAACGATCAACTTGAGTATTGCTCGATACTATACGCCGCTAGGACGTAGTATCCAACGTAAATACAGTCCGAATTGGTCAAATATGCAAGATTACGCGTCTATGTATAGCGGTCTTTGGTCATTAGACACGACGTATGCACATGGAAAGTCATACCAAACGGGCTTGGGCAAGAAGCTCTTCTCTGGTGGAGGTATTGTGCCTGATCTGTTAGTTCCTGTGGACTCTAACGAGGTGAGCATTATTTATCAGGATCTAGCGCAGTCGAGTCTTGTAGAGCAGTTTGTCTACAGTCGCTTCACGAAGAAACTACCTGCCTATTCTATCGAGAACTTCTTGCAAGGATATACCCTTCCAAATTCAGAGTACAGCAGCTTTATTAATTTCCTTAACCAAAGGGGAGTTCGCCTAAGCGCACGCAAACAGATAGACTTGCACGATCTGATACAAAGTGATATTGAAGCTCTCTTGGGTCGGTACTATTTCGGTAGGGAAGCTTATTTTAAAGTAAAGAATCGTTATGATTTCTTTATCGAGAAGGCTTTACAGCAGCTTAACACACAATCTTAA